A genomic window from Candidatus Thiocaldithrix dubininis includes:
- the gpmI gene encoding 2,3-bisphosphoglycerate-independent phosphoglycerate mutase has product MATTIPRRKTLLIILDGFGVNPSKKYNAVYEANTPRLDEYFGQYPHTTLQASGRSVGLPDGQMGNSEVGHMTIGCGMILKQDLVRIDDAVDDGSLANNATLQAALAQAKQAQCSLHLIGLLSDGGVHSHINHVVALMQIAAAAGVKPVIHAIMDGRDTAPKAGRQYLARILETIKSTGGEIATISGRFYTMDRDKRWERTKLAWDALVKGIGTPATDPLTALDDAYAAGETDEFVKPRIMPNAELIRSNDPVLFFNFRNDRPRQTAEALGLADFNQFERGDFTPVQLTTMTEYDAKYPFPIIFPAERPTTNLAQTISQAGLSQFHCSETEKYAHVTFFFNSGREAPYEGEARLVIPSPKVETYDLQPEMSAPEVADAVINALNSQQYDFIVVNFANGDMVGHTAVENAVIKAVETLDREAGRVLDAAVANDYSVILTADHGNCDEYLDPLTGEPNTQHTVYPVPCLVMDKVNWRLSTEGGLSNLAPTILQLMGLPKPASMKAKSLLLEEASGSMGAY; this is encoded by the coding sequence GTGGCTACTACTATTCCACGTCGTAAGACGCTATTGATTATTCTGGATGGCTTTGGGGTTAATCCTAGCAAGAAATACAATGCGGTGTATGAAGCCAATACGCCGCGCTTAGATGAGTATTTCGGTCAATATCCGCATACCACTTTACAAGCATCGGGACGTTCTGTTGGTTTACCTGATGGGCAAATGGGCAATTCCGAAGTTGGGCACATGACCATTGGTTGCGGCATGATCTTGAAGCAAGATTTAGTGCGAATTGATGATGCAGTAGACGATGGTAGCCTCGCCAATAATGCCACGTTACAAGCGGCACTGGCTCAAGCCAAACAAGCCCAGTGTTCTTTACATTTAATCGGTTTGTTATCCGACGGTGGCGTACACAGTCACATTAATCATGTAGTTGCCTTAATGCAGATTGCCGCCGCCGCAGGTGTCAAACCAGTAATTCATGCGATTATGGATGGGCGTGATACCGCACCGAAAGCGGGTCGACAATATTTAGCGCGGATTTTAGAAACGATTAAAAGTACCGGTGGTGAAATTGCGACCATCAGCGGGCGTTTTTATACAATGGATCGGGATAAACGCTGGGAGCGTACCAAATTGGCATGGGACGCGTTAGTTAAGGGTATCGGTACACCTGCTACAGACCCATTAACTGCACTGGATGATGCCTATGCGGCGGGTGAAACCGATGAATTCGTTAAACCCCGCATTATGCCGAATGCAGAATTAATTCGCTCGAATGACCCGGTATTATTCTTTAACTTCCGGAATGACCGTCCACGGCAAACGGCTGAAGCCTTAGGGTTGGCTGATTTCAATCAATTTGAACGCGGTGATTTTACGCCTGTACAGTTAACCACTATGACGGAATATGACGCTAAATATCCGTTCCCGATTATTTTCCCAGCCGAACGCCCTACCACTAATTTGGCGCAAACCATTAGCCAAGCGGGTTTAAGCCAGTTTCACTGTTCGGAAACCGAAAAATACGCGCATGTGACCTTCTTCTTTAATAGTGGGCGTGAAGCGCCATATGAGGGAGAAGCGCGTTTAGTCATTCCATCGCCTAAAGTGGAAACTTACGACTTACAGCCGGAAATGAGTGCCCCTGAAGTGGCAGATGCTGTTATTAATGCGCTGAATTCACAACAGTATGACTTTATTGTAGTAAATTTCGCGAATGGCGATATGGTCGGGCATACTGCGGTAGAAAATGCGGTGATTAAAGCGGTGGAAACCTTAGATCGGGAAGCTGGACGTGTGTTAGATGCGGCGGTTGCCAATGATTATTCCGTCATTTTAACGGCTGACCACGGTAACTGTGATGAATACCTTGATCCCTTAACTGGTGAACCCAATACACAACACACTGTCTATCCTGTCCCTTGTTTGGTTATGGATAAGGTGAATTGGCGTTTATCAACGGAAGGAGGGTTAAGCAATTTAGCACCGACGATTTTGCAGCTTATGGGGTTGCCAAAACCTGCCAGTATGAAAGCGAAATCCTTATTATTAGAAGAAGCATCGGGTTCAATGGGGGCGTATTAA
- a CDS encoding AAA family ATPase, giving the protein MNNILKINKDLVQERKATLEAAKVSLKQQFIGIDKIIDSLIDYIQVWYLMPELLKRPVIVNLWGMTGVGKTDLVRKLAKALHYQDRFTEIELSNVDQTSWNTSVSAVLESHGFHDGKPNIVLFDEIQRFNTIDHDGKPLPQTKYMDFWELLSDGKLSKKERDDLDSFLFGFYQRRQEAQRKRNAGEPVPDSSFYLSSWEAIGLKKALNLDIQIEELLNITEDEMVDMIMQAKKHKTIYEPINHAKTLILISGNLDDAFHVAIQAAEAEVDADIFHAFTSKVTLMDVKNALLRKFRPEQVARFGNIHLIYPSLRKQDFVALIDREIQRVRNETYERTGISLSIDESVARLIYRNGVFPVQGVRPVFSSVTDILEVNLSKLLLHALSIDADNIHIHYDETALQFTAQVGKDLVHYPYIGTIDNIRDKNDKSAVANISVHEAGHAVVYMLLFGLAPLQLKSRIANSYAGGFTFPHQIHRTHRSMLDMIKVYLAGGIAEEMVFGVQNASTGREHDREQATTLALEYVRRYGFDPEFQATYTIEDYASRMDFTVTDADIEKMMMRLVSETREMLGQNSHLLMDLARALAAAGSLKTEAVAVLAQQHGLDVVVKEEGYLHIPNYDQQLMQPLALRRQYSV; this is encoded by the coding sequence ATGAATAATATTCTCAAAATTAATAAAGACTTAGTTCAAGAACGTAAAGCCACATTAGAAGCTGCCAAAGTAAGTTTAAAGCAGCAATTTATTGGAATTGATAAAATTATCGACAGCCTGATTGATTACATTCAGGTGTGGTATTTAATGCCCGAATTGTTAAAGCGCCCTGTGATTGTCAATTTATGGGGAATGACCGGCGTGGGCAAAACGGATTTAGTGCGTAAGTTAGCCAAAGCATTGCACTATCAAGATCGCTTTACCGAAATTGAGTTATCTAACGTTGACCAAACCTCGTGGAATACGTCTGTTTCGGCGGTATTAGAAAGTCATGGCTTTCACGATGGCAAGCCGAATATTGTGTTATTTGACGAAATTCAACGCTTTAATACGATTGATCATGACGGTAAGCCCTTACCACAAACCAAATATATGGATTTTTGGGAATTGCTGTCCGACGGTAAATTATCCAAAAAAGAACGCGATGATTTAGATAGTTTTTTATTTGGCTTTTATCAACGGCGGCAAGAGGCGCAACGCAAACGCAATGCGGGTGAGCCGGTGCCAGATTCCAGTTTTTATTTGAGTTCATGGGAAGCAATTGGTTTAAAAAAAGCCTTGAATCTCGACATTCAAATTGAGGAATTGCTGAATATTACGGAAGATGAAATGGTCGATATGATTATGCAGGCAAAAAAGCATAAGACCATTTACGAGCCAATCAATCATGCGAAAACCTTGATTTTAATTTCAGGCAATTTAGACGATGCCTTCCATGTAGCGATCCAAGCCGCTGAAGCCGAAGTGGATGCGGATATTTTCCATGCGTTTACTAGTAAAGTAACGCTGATGGATGTAAAAAACGCGTTATTACGTAAATTTCGTCCAGAGCAAGTGGCACGTTTCGGCAATATTCATTTGATTTATCCCAGTTTACGTAAACAGGATTTTGTTGCCTTAATTGATAGAGAAATCCAACGAGTACGTAATGAAACCTATGAGCGCACTGGGATTAGTTTAAGTATTGATGAAAGCGTAGCACGTTTAATTTACCGTAACGGTGTGTTTCCTGTACAAGGCGTGCGTCCTGTATTTTCAAGCGTGACGGATATTCTGGAAGTCAATTTGTCGAAGCTGTTATTACACGCACTGTCTATAGATGCTGATAATATTCATATTCATTATGACGAAACGGCATTACAGTTTACGGCGCAAGTAGGCAAGGATTTAGTGCATTATCCTTATATTGGCACGATTGATAATATCCGCGATAAAAATGATAAATCAGCCGTGGCGAATATAAGCGTTCATGAAGCCGGTCATGCTGTGGTGTATATGCTGTTGTTTGGTTTAGCACCGCTGCAATTAAAAAGCCGAATTGCCAATTCTTACGCAGGCGGTTTTACCTTTCCCCATCAAATTCACCGTACCCATCGCTCTATGTTAGATATGATTAAAGTGTATCTAGCGGGTGGTATTGCGGAAGAGATGGTTTTTGGCGTACAAAATGCCTCAACTGGGCGTGAGCATGATCGTGAACAAGCCACAACTTTAGCCTTAGAGTATGTACGTCGCTATGGGTTTGATCCTGAATTCCAAGCCACCTACACGATTGAAGATTATGCCAGTCGTATGGATTTCACAGTAACTGATGCAGATATTGAGAAAATGATGATGCGTTTGGTGAGTGAAACCCGCGAAATGTTGGGACAAAATAGTCACTTGTTAATGGATCTAGCGCGAGCATTGGCAGCGGCAGGCAGTTTAAAAACTGAAGCAGTGGCTGTCTTAGCGCAACAGCACGGTTTGGATGTTGTGGTTAAAGAGGAAGGTTATTTGCATATCCCGAATTATGACCAACAATTAATGCAGCCATTAGCCTTACGTCGGCAATATTCGGTATAA
- the tatA gene encoding twin-arginine translocase TatA/TatE family subunit, with product MHFSPLQLILILVIVILLFGTKKLRNMGGDLGEAFKNFKKAVKDGDEDKTQTPPSQVTQNQTNEGRVIEGEAKVKDKV from the coding sequence ATGCACTTTAGCCCATTACAACTGATCCTAATTCTGGTTATTGTCATTTTATTGTTTGGTACTAAAAAACTACGCAATATGGGCGGTGATTTAGGCGAAGCGTTTAAAAACTTTAAGAAAGCAGTTAAAGACGGGGATGAGGATAAAACGCAAACCCCACCCTCACAAGTGACACAAAATCAGACCAATGAGGGGCGTGTGATTGAAGGCGAAGCTAAAGTTAAAGACAAAGTGTAA
- a CDS encoding phosphoribosyl-ATP diphosphatase, whose translation MTQDVLTQLASVLEERKHASPDSSYVAKLYSKGLDAILKKIGEEATETVMAAKDQANDKIVYEVADLWFHTLVLLAHQNLQPDDVLNELARRFGLSGLVEKANRPA comes from the coding sequence ATGACCCAAGATGTATTAACTCAATTAGCGAGCGTGTTAGAAGAGCGTAAACACGCCAGCCCCGATAGTTCTTACGTAGCTAAACTGTACAGTAAAGGTTTAGACGCCATTTTAAAGAAAATTGGCGAAGAAGCGACTGAGACCGTTATGGCGGCGAAAGATCAAGCCAACGATAAAATTGTGTATGAAGTCGCAGACTTATGGTTTCATACCTTGGTATTATTGGCGCATCAAAATTTACAGCCCGACGATGTTTTAAATGAATTGGCACGTCGGTTTGGTTTATCCGGTTTGGTTGAAAAAGCCAACCGTCCTGCTTAA
- a CDS encoding M48 family metallopeptidase, with translation MQTFTWIFLLFLVASTLTQLYLSLRQRHYVAAHRAAVPTAFSDKISLAEHQKAADYTLAKGQLGRLELGIAFVILLGWTLGGGFNVLDQFWRGFAWSELLTGTAVIVSLLLISSLLDVPLSLYRTFVLEEKFGFNKMTPKTFWVDLLKGMGLSLALGLPLVMLILWLMNTAGTLWWLYAWGTLTVFSLFMMWAYPKFIAPLFNKFSPLEEGEVATRIHALLERTGFNSKGVFVMDGSRRSGHGNAYFTGFGKNKRIVFFDTLLKSLTPAQVEAVLAHELGHFKRKHIVKGMLLSMTMTLVGFMAIAWFMQQEWFYTSLGVQQPSTYMALLLFVVVSPVFTFFIGPIMAWWSRKHEFEADAFAAQQSSSTELISALVGLYKENASTLTPDPLYSAFYDSHPPASIRIAHLQQQT, from the coding sequence ATGCAAACTTTTACTTGGATTTTCCTGCTGTTCTTGGTCGCGTCGACCTTAACACAACTGTATTTATCGTTACGTCAGCGTCACTATGTGGCAGCGCATCGGGCGGCTGTACCGACTGCCTTTAGCGATAAAATCTCATTGGCTGAACACCAAAAAGCCGCCGATTACACCCTAGCTAAAGGGCAATTAGGACGGCTTGAGTTGGGGATTGCCTTCGTTATTTTATTGGGCTGGACATTAGGCGGCGGTTTTAATGTTTTAGATCAATTTTGGCGCGGCTTTGCTTGGAGTGAATTACTCACAGGTACAGCGGTGATTGTCAGCTTACTATTGATTAGCAGCTTATTAGATGTACCGTTATCGCTGTATCGTACCTTCGTATTAGAAGAAAAATTCGGTTTTAATAAAATGACCCCTAAAACCTTTTGGGTAGATTTGCTCAAAGGCATGGGCTTATCGTTAGCCTTAGGTCTGCCGTTAGTAATGTTGATTTTATGGCTGATGAATACGGCGGGCACATTATGGTGGTTGTATGCGTGGGGTACATTAACCGTATTTTCATTATTCATGATGTGGGCTTACCCGAAATTTATTGCACCTTTATTCAATAAATTTAGCCCATTAGAAGAAGGCGAAGTCGCAACCCGTATTCATGCGTTATTAGAACGTACGGGTTTTAATAGTAAAGGTGTGTTTGTGATGGACGGTTCGCGCCGTTCGGGGCATGGCAATGCCTATTTCACTGGCTTTGGCAAAAATAAACGCATTGTGTTCTTTGATACCTTGTTAAAAAGTCTGACGCCCGCGCAAGTGGAAGCAGTATTAGCCCATGAACTCGGGCATTTCAAACGTAAGCATATTGTTAAGGGTATGTTGCTATCTATGACGATGACGTTGGTCGGTTTTATGGCAATTGCTTGGTTTATGCAGCAAGAATGGTTCTATACTTCATTAGGTGTGCAACAACCGTCCACGTACATGGCGTTATTGTTGTTTGTAGTCGTAAGTCCCGTGTTTACCTTTTTTATTGGGCCAATAATGGCGTGGTGGTCACGTAAACACGAATTTGAAGCCGATGCATTCGCTGCCCAGCAGTCAAGCAGTACGGAACTGATAAGTGCGCTCGTAGGTCTTTATAAAGAGAATGCGAGTACCCTGACACCGGATCCCTTGTACTCAGCGTTCTATGATTCGCATCCGCCTGCTTCCATTCGGATTGCGCATTTACAACAACAGACCTGA
- the tatC gene encoding twin-arginine translocase subunit TatC produces MNKPSNADSALQGFLEHLIELRDRLLKMVIAVMVVFIALSPFVQDLYNALSEPLVSQLPNGSKLIAIGVATPFLIPFKLALLVAFLIALPYVFYQIWGFVAPGLYQHEKRLVTPLLVSSVALFYIGMAFAYFVVIPMIARASVAFAPSNVMPTPDIAEYLDFTIAMFLAFGLSFETPVATILLITMGVVSADTLTKARPYIIVGAFVLGMFLTPPDVVSQTLMAVPIWLLFEAGLFLSKLFQRNVQTFRDEKAAHEQQQLLQEQPASPPPSSSTAPTPDAPVIWEDEHYSFKETQPVQSTDSPEYRPMTEAEMEAEMQKIDNELQNLAKPNSEPPKDKE; encoded by the coding sequence ATGAATAAACCCTCAAATGCTGATAGCGCCTTGCAAGGTTTTCTTGAACACTTAATCGAGCTACGTGATCGCCTGTTAAAAATGGTGATTGCGGTGATGGTGGTGTTTATCGCGCTGTCTCCGTTTGTACAGGATTTATATAACGCGTTATCTGAGCCTTTAGTGAGCCAATTACCCAACGGCAGTAAACTGATTGCCATTGGCGTGGCGACTCCGTTCTTGATCCCGTTTAAGCTGGCGTTGTTGGTCGCTTTCTTAATTGCCTTACCTTATGTGTTTTATCAAATCTGGGGCTTTGTCGCGCCCGGTTTATATCAGCACGAAAAGCGCTTAGTGACACCCCTATTAGTTTCTAGCGTTGCACTATTTTATATCGGCATGGCTTTTGCCTATTTTGTGGTAATTCCCATGATTGCGCGGGCATCAGTGGCTTTTGCACCAAGTAATGTCATGCCCACGCCGGATATTGCCGAGTATTTGGATTTTACCATTGCCATGTTTTTGGCATTTGGGCTCAGTTTTGAAACACCAGTTGCCACTATTCTATTAATTACAATGGGGGTAGTGAGTGCCGATACCTTAACCAAAGCACGCCCGTATATTATTGTCGGAGCATTTGTATTGGGTATGTTCTTAACACCGCCGGATGTGGTTTCTCAAACCTTAATGGCAGTACCCATTTGGTTATTATTTGAAGCCGGATTATTCTTAAGCAAGCTGTTCCAACGCAATGTGCAGACGTTTCGTGATGAAAAAGCAGCACATGAGCAACAACAATTATTACAAGAACAGCCTGCAAGCCCACCACCAAGCAGCTCAACTGCCCCCACACCGGATGCACCTGTGATTTGGGAAGATGAGCATTATTCCTTTAAAGAAACGCAACCTGTGCAATCGACGGATTCGCCCGAATATCGCCCCATGACAGAGGCGGAAATGGAAGCGGAAATGCAGAAGATTGATAATGAGTTGCAGAATTTAGCGAAACCGAACTCAGAACCGCCCAAAGATAAAGAATAG
- the dcm gene encoding DNA (cytosine-5-)-methyltransferase has product MSTKQHLRFIDLFAGMGGFRLGFEQACAKTGYTAQCVFTSEIKSHAITVYQDNFPNSELHGDITQIHAQDIPDFDVLLAGFPCQAFSCAGKRYGFADTRGTLFFEIERILQEKKPAAFILENVEGLVGHDKKPNSNAKLGRTLSIILEKLQQLGYQVTWQVLDAQHFGLAQSRKRIFIVGHLKQAIDLKNFSRENQCLNDILQQGQACMDNKLSRLLLENYSLAELYGKSVKDKRGGNNNIHSWELGLKGKISTEQKRLLNLILLYRRNKKWAEQKGIQWMDGMPLTLAEIKTFYQHPELYTMLQDLVAKNYLKFEHPKDVVLVQENGKSKQVRMPRTDIEKGYNIVAGKLSYEISKILDPNGIAPTLVATDLDRVVVPDTMSNGLRTLTLIEQCRLFGFPDDFKLNIKPTLAHDLFGNTVPVKVVTAVATLLIRSAFADKITQQNPKPLRTKSFSTVNNTHYLNSPTSAFQYLGPP; this is encoded by the coding sequence ATGAGCACCAAGCAACACCTACGTTTTATTGACTTATTCGCTGGCATGGGTGGTTTTCGTTTGGGGTTTGAGCAAGCTTGCGCAAAAACAGGTTATACGGCGCAATGTGTATTTACTTCAGAAATTAAATCGCATGCTATCACAGTTTATCAAGATAATTTTCCAAATAGTGAATTGCACGGTGATATTACTCAAATACATGCGCAGGATATTCCGGATTTTGATGTGTTATTGGCGGGTTTTCCTTGCCAAGCCTTTAGTTGCGCTGGAAAACGTTATGGCTTTGCCGATACACGCGGCACTTTATTCTTTGAAATTGAGAGAATCTTGCAAGAAAAGAAACCTGCTGCTTTTATTTTAGAGAATGTTGAAGGTTTAGTCGGACACGATAAAAAACCTAATAGCAATGCGAAACTAGGTAGAACATTAAGCATCATCTTAGAAAAATTACAACAATTGGGTTATCAAGTTACGTGGCAAGTATTAGATGCGCAACATTTTGGTTTAGCGCAAAGCCGTAAACGTATTTTTATTGTAGGGCATTTAAAGCAAGCTATTGATCTCAAAAATTTTTCCCGTGAAAACCAGTGCTTAAATGACATTTTACAACAAGGTCAAGCTTGTATGGATAATAAACTTTCACGTTTATTATTAGAAAATTATTCATTAGCAGAGCTTTACGGTAAATCGGTTAAGGATAAACGCGGTGGTAACAATAATATCCATAGTTGGGAGTTAGGGCTAAAAGGTAAAATAAGCACAGAACAAAAGCGTTTATTAAATTTAATTTTGTTATATCGTCGCAATAAAAAATGGGCTGAACAGAAAGGTATTCAATGGATGGATGGTATGCCACTAACACTGGCAGAAATTAAAACCTTTTATCAACATCCTGAATTATACACCATGCTACAGGATTTGGTCGCTAAAAATTATCTAAAATTCGAGCATCCTAAAGATGTCGTTCTTGTTCAAGAAAATGGTAAAAGCAAACAAGTGCGTATGCCTCGAACCGATATTGAAAAAGGTTACAATATCGTTGCAGGCAAACTAAGCTATGAAATTAGTAAGATTCTAGACCCTAACGGCATTGCCCCCACCTTAGTAGCAACCGATTTAGATCGGGTAGTGGTGCCTGATACGATGAGCAACGGCTTACGTACCCTAACATTAATCGAACAATGCCGCTTATTTGGGTTTCCCGACGACTTTAAATTAAATATTAAACCTACATTGGCACATGACTTATTCGGCAATACTGTTCCGGTTAAGGTGGTAACAGCGGTAGCAACACTGTTAATTCGTTCAGCTTTTGCAGACAAAATAACGCAGCAAAACCCCAAACCGCTGAGAACTAAATCATTTTCAACGGTAAATAACACACATTACTTAAACTCACCTACATCCGCATTTCAATACCTTGGGCCGCCATAA
- the tatB gene encoding Sec-independent protein translocase protein TatB, producing the protein MFEASFLELLLIGVVALLVIGPERLPAVARTIGLWLGRIRRFIARTKADLERELHTDELRDMLYKQEEELRNLRIMMQDKTDHINQSVNEVASQAMAKPTDVNKSNPHE; encoded by the coding sequence ATGTTTGAAGCCAGCTTTCTCGAACTATTGTTGATTGGGGTCGTTGCCTTATTGGTGATTGGCCCCGAGCGTTTGCCTGCGGTTGCCCGTACCATTGGCTTATGGTTAGGGCGCATCCGCCGTTTTATTGCGCGTACTAAAGCAGATTTAGAGCGCGAACTGCATACCGATGAGCTGCGCGATATGTTGTATAAACAAGAAGAAGAATTACGTAACCTGCGAATTATGATGCAGGACAAAACCGATCATATAAATCAATCCGTGAATGAAGTCGCGTCGCAAGCGATGGCAAAACCGACGGATGTAAACAAATCCAACCCGCATGAATAA